In one window of Rhodanobacter sp. FDAARGOS 1247 DNA:
- a CDS encoding glucoamylase family protein: protein MTFPHRPAWLASLLLGLALVLAAPASPAWQARPDPAPATTATTASTPEVPALVNDLEQRTFQFFWDSADPANGLVPDHYPGESFSSIAAVGFGLTAYGVGVERGYITREQAVERTLATLRFFDTAPQGDSEDDDSGYHGFFYHFLDMKSGRRFARWTEVSTVDTSLLLGGVLFAQSYYDRDTPAEQEIRTLADRIYRRVDWPWAQVRAPLISMGWTPGGKFIPHDWEGYNEAMLVYVLALGSPTHPVDADAWTAWTRTYDRSWGSFHGEQLLNFGPLFGHQYSHVWIDFRGIRDAWNRQHDLDYFENSRRAVIAQRNYAIANPGGWTGYGPNMWGLTASNGPGGIVMDGKSKRQFYGYTARGAGLGYLVDDGTLVPTAVAGSIAFAPELVIPALEEMKRRYGSAIYNRHGFVDAFNPSFHVQTELRTGKVLPMGWVDSEQLGIDQGPIVLMIENWRSDFVWNVMKKNPYIRKGLQRAGFEGGWLAAQASKK from the coding sequence ATGACGTTTCCCCACCGGCCCGCATGGCTTGCCTCCCTCCTGCTCGGCCTGGCCCTGGTGCTGGCAGCTCCCGCCAGCCCGGCCTGGCAGGCCCGACCCGACCCCGCTCCCGCCACAACCGCCACAACCGCCAGCACGCCCGAAGTACCGGCGCTGGTCAACGACCTCGAACAGCGCACCTTCCAGTTCTTCTGGGACAGCGCGGACCCGGCCAATGGCCTGGTGCCCGACCACTATCCGGGCGAATCGTTCTCCAGCATCGCCGCGGTCGGCTTCGGCCTGACCGCCTACGGCGTGGGCGTGGAGCGCGGCTACATCACCCGTGAACAGGCGGTGGAGCGCACGCTCGCCACGCTGCGCTTCTTCGACACTGCGCCGCAGGGCGACAGCGAGGACGACGACAGCGGCTACCACGGTTTCTTCTATCACTTCCTCGACATGAAGAGCGGCCGGCGCTTCGCCCGCTGGACCGAGGTGTCCACGGTCGACACCTCGCTGCTGCTGGGCGGCGTGCTGTTCGCGCAGTCGTACTACGACCGCGACACGCCGGCCGAGCAGGAAATCCGCACGCTGGCCGACCGCATCTACCGGCGGGTCGACTGGCCCTGGGCACAGGTGCGCGCGCCGCTGATCAGCATGGGCTGGACGCCGGGCGGCAAGTTCATCCCGCACGACTGGGAAGGCTACAACGAGGCGATGCTGGTCTACGTGCTGGCGCTGGGCTCGCCCACGCATCCGGTGGACGCCGACGCCTGGACGGCGTGGACCCGCACCTACGACCGCAGCTGGGGCAGCTTCCACGGCGAGCAGCTACTGAACTTCGGCCCGTTGTTCGGCCACCAGTACAGCCATGTGTGGATCGACTTCCGCGGCATCCGCGATGCCTGGAACCGCCAGCACGACCTCGACTATTTCGAGAACAGCCGCCGCGCGGTGATCGCCCAGAGGAACTACGCGATCGCCAACCCGGGCGGCTGGACCGGCTATGGCCCGAACATGTGGGGGCTCACCGCCAGCAACGGTCCCGGCGGCATCGTCATGGACGGCAAGAGCAAGCGCCAGTTCTACGGCTACACGGCGCGGGGCGCCGGACTGGGCTACCTGGTCGACGACGGCACCCTCGTGCCCACCGCGGTCGCCGGCTCGATCGCGTTCGCGCCCGAGCTGGTGATTCCCGCGCTGGAGGAGATGAAGCGCCGCTACGGCAGCGCGATCTACAACCGGCACGGCTTCGTCGACGCCTTCAACCCCAGCTTCCACGTGCAAACGGAGTTGCGCACGGGCAAAGTGCTGCCGATGGGCTGGGTCGACAGCGAGCAGCTGGGCATCGACCAGGGGCCGATCGTGCTGATGATCGAGAACTGGCGCAGCGACTTCGTCTGGAACGTGATGAAGAAGAACCCGTACATCCGCAAGGGACTTCAGCGCGCCGGCTTCGAAGGCGGCTGGCTGGCCGCGCAGGCGTCGAAAAAATGA
- a CDS encoding sugar ABC transporter substrate-binding protein has product MSCRARPWRHAWLVAIACCSALLGSCTQAPDNHELTFWTIGREGEAIVQLLPAFERAHPDIHVRVQQLPLTAAHQKLLTAFAGDSTPDLSQLGNTWLPELAALHALEPLQARVDRSRVIQPRDYFASIWATNVIDGTLYGVPWYVDTRLLFYRRDLLQAAGFDAPPRNWAQWRQQLAALSDPARHRYGILLPTNEYEQLMSLALQQDYGPHPGDGLLRDGGRYGNFESAGFKQALAFYVDTFRLRQAPAITNVEAGNPWTEFGRGVYAFYLSGPWNIGEFRARLPAAQQDDWATAPLPGPTGSGIGVAGGSSLVIFRRSRHKDAAWQLIEYLSQPAVQRQFYDLLGDMPPRRSSWEGGALHDDPKARAFRQQLEQVRPAPAVPEWERIANEMQLVAAEAIAGRLTIDQAAAEMDRRADAILAKRRWVLDHAHPDQLRGHTP; this is encoded by the coding sequence ATGAGCTGCCGTGCGCGCCCGTGGCGGCACGCATGGCTGGTGGCGATCGCCTGCTGCAGCGCCCTGCTGGGCAGTTGCACGCAAGCGCCGGACAACCACGAACTCACGTTCTGGACGATCGGCCGCGAAGGCGAAGCCATCGTCCAGTTGCTGCCCGCGTTCGAGCGCGCCCACCCGGACATCCACGTCAGGGTGCAGCAGCTGCCGCTGACCGCCGCGCACCAGAAGCTGCTTACCGCCTTTGCCGGCGATTCCACCCCGGACCTCAGCCAGCTCGGCAACACCTGGCTGCCCGAGCTGGCCGCATTGCACGCGCTGGAGCCCTTGCAGGCGCGGGTCGACCGTTCGCGGGTGATCCAGCCGCGTGACTACTTCGCCAGCATCTGGGCCACCAACGTGATCGACGGCACGCTGTACGGCGTGCCGTGGTACGTCGACACGCGGCTGCTGTTCTATCGCCGCGACCTGTTGCAGGCCGCCGGTTTCGACGCACCGCCGCGCAACTGGGCCCAGTGGCGGCAACAGCTTGCTGCATTGAGCGATCCCGCCCGCCACCGCTACGGCATCCTCTTGCCGACCAACGAGTACGAGCAGCTGATGTCGCTGGCGCTGCAGCAGGACTACGGCCCGCATCCCGGCGACGGGCTGTTGCGTGACGGCGGTCGCTACGGCAATTTCGAAAGCGCGGGGTTCAAGCAGGCGCTGGCCTTCTACGTCGACACCTTCCGGCTGCGCCAGGCGCCGGCGATCACGAATGTCGAAGCGGGCAATCCGTGGACCGAGTTTGGCCGCGGCGTGTACGCGTTCTACCTGTCCGGCCCGTGGAACATCGGCGAATTCCGCGCGCGCCTGCCGGCAGCGCAGCAGGACGACTGGGCCACCGCGCCCCTGCCCGGCCCGACCGGTTCCGGCATCGGCGTGGCCGGCGGTTCCAGCCTGGTGATCTTCCGTCGCTCGCGGCACAAGGACGCGGCGTGGCAGCTGATCGAGTACCTGTCGCAGCCCGCGGTGCAGCGACAGTTCTACGACCTGCTCGGCGACATGCCGCCCCGGCGCAGCTCATGGGAGGGCGGCGCCCTGCATGACGATCCCAAGGCGCGCGCGTTCCGCCAGCAGCTGGAGCAGGTGCGGCCCGCGCCGGCCGTGCCGGAGTGGGAGCGCATCGCCAACGAGATGCAGCTGGTCGCCGCCGAGGCGATCGCCGGCCGGCTGACGATTGACCAGGCCGCCGCCGAGATGGATCGCCGCGCCGACGCGATCCTGGCCAAACGGCGCTGGGTGCTCGACCACGCCCATCCTGACCAGCTCCGTGGGCACACGCCATGA
- a CDS encoding carbohydrate ABC transporter permease, translated as MNPQRTAWLFLAPALLVLGVFFLLPVLAALLLSLTDYDLYALADIRNLRFVALGNYWELLQRPLFWSALGHTMYFVAVGVPLSMGASLGAAMLLNSPLARCKPFFRTALFAPVVTTVVATAVIWRYLFNTKYGMANYVLGLLGIHPVDWLGDPHWAMPTIIAFAVWKNFGYNMIIFLAGLQAIPPDLYEAARIDGASPWRQFRHITLPMLKPTMLMVGILTVSGYFQLFAEPYVMTEGGPLQSTVSVLYLMYDEGFKWWNLGSASAVAFLLFLIMFAVTVLMLKLSRHGEQA; from the coding sequence ATGAATCCGCAACGGACGGCCTGGCTGTTCCTCGCCCCGGCGCTGCTGGTGCTGGGCGTGTTCTTCCTGCTGCCGGTGCTGGCCGCGCTGCTGCTCAGCCTCACCGACTACGACCTCTACGCGCTGGCCGACATCCGCAACCTGCGTTTCGTGGCGCTGGGCAATTACTGGGAACTGCTGCAGCGGCCGCTGTTCTGGTCGGCGCTGGGACACACGATGTACTTCGTGGCGGTGGGCGTGCCGTTGTCGATGGGCGCCTCGCTGGGCGCGGCGATGCTGCTGAACTCGCCGCTGGCGCGCTGCAAGCCGTTCTTCCGCACCGCGCTGTTCGCGCCGGTGGTGACCACGGTGGTGGCCACCGCGGTGATCTGGCGCTACCTGTTCAACACCAAATACGGCATGGCGAATTATGTGCTGGGGCTGCTCGGCATCCATCCGGTGGACTGGCTGGGCGATCCGCACTGGGCGATGCCCACGATCATCGCGTTCGCGGTGTGGAAGAACTTCGGCTACAACATGATCATCTTCCTGGCCGGCCTGCAGGCGATCCCGCCGGACCTGTACGAAGCCGCCCGCATCGACGGCGCCTCGCCCTGGCGGCAATTCCGCCACATCACCCTGCCGATGCTCAAACCCACCATGCTGATGGTGGGCATCCTCACCGTGTCGGGCTACTTCCAGCTGTTCGCCGAACCCTACGTGATGACCGAGGGCGGCCCGCTGCAAAGCACGGTCAGCGTGCTGTACCTGATGTACGACGAAGGCTTCAAGTGGTGGAACCTCGGCTCCGCTTCGGCGGTGGCGTTCCTGCTGTTCCTGATCATGTTCGCGGTGACCGTGCTGATGCTGAAACTGTCCCGACACGGAGAGCAGGCATGA
- a CDS encoding carbohydrate ABC transporter permease — MNPRLARALVNGLLIGVAAVALFPLLWMLSVSFMAPGAASALPPPLLPRHAGWDNYRELFVHAGMGRYLLNSLLVAGTITVLSLACNLLAGYAFAKLRFAGRERLFQALLGALVIPAQVAMLPLFLLLKYIGLVNSYAGVVVPALATVFGIFLVRQYARGIPDELLEAARIDGAGEWRIFAQIVLPLLKPIIVTLAIFTFLAAWNDFMWPLIVLTGQDHYTLPIGLASLAREHSQDSELMMAGSVVTVLPVLLLFLSLQRYYLEGLLLGSVKG; from the coding sequence ATGAATCCGCGGCTGGCCAGGGCGCTGGTCAACGGCCTGCTGATCGGCGTGGCCGCGGTGGCGCTGTTCCCGCTGCTGTGGATGCTATCGGTGTCGTTCATGGCGCCGGGCGCGGCCAGCGCGCTGCCGCCGCCGCTGCTGCCGCGCCATGCCGGCTGGGACAACTACCGCGAATTGTTCGTGCACGCCGGCATGGGCCGCTACCTGCTCAACAGCCTGCTGGTGGCCGGCACCATCACCGTGCTGTCGCTGGCCTGCAACCTGCTGGCCGGCTACGCCTTCGCCAAGCTGCGCTTCGCCGGGCGCGAGCGGCTGTTCCAGGCCTTGCTGGGCGCACTGGTGATCCCCGCCCAGGTGGCCATGCTGCCGCTGTTCCTGCTGCTGAAGTACATCGGGCTGGTGAACAGCTACGCCGGCGTGGTGGTGCCCGCGCTGGCCACCGTGTTCGGCATCTTCCTGGTGCGCCAGTACGCCCGCGGCATTCCCGACGAACTGCTGGAAGCGGCGCGGATCGACGGCGCCGGCGAGTGGCGGATCTTCGCGCAGATCGTGCTGCCGCTGCTGAAGCCGATCATCGTGACACTGGCCATCTTCACCTTCCTCGCCGCGTGGAACGACTTCATGTGGCCGCTGATCGTGCTGACCGGGCAGGACCACTACACCTTGCCGATCGGCCTGGCCTCGCTGGCGCGCGAACACTCGCAGGACAGCGAGCTGATGATGGCCGGCTCGGTGGTCACCGTGCTGCCGGTGCTGCTGCTGTTCCTGTCGCTGCAGCGCTACTACCTCGAAGGCCTGCTGCTGGGCAGCGTGAAGGGCTGA
- a CDS encoding discoidin domain-containing protein: protein MRRYLPVLLALLAINHFAHAEAASRTLDDFTQPNAWQAIATDDIGVSLRPASGPHGKAICLDFDFNGVSGGPSLRRTLPITFPDNYALSFDVRGNMPTNDLQLKLIDASGDNVWWYRQQNFRPTDAWQTITANRRDIVSAWGPAQDRTLRHTQTLEFTLYAGQGGRGEFCLGNLRLTPLPPAPVDEPTPASLTPNARLMRQARSAPRGIYPRGFSGEQSYWTLVGVDGGAKQSALLSEDGAVEVRKGGWSIEPMLLDGDTLIDWGTVKATQSLQDGYLPIPTVHWQADGLRLDTTAFANGTSARSNLLLQYRLHNDGSQPRTLTLALLLRPFQVNPPTQFLNTPGGISAIRDLERDGHGVQVNRALRVVPLQTPTAFVGSRHGELTLPQRLARGERPRITALHDDSGYAQGALLYRLTVPAHSAVTLGLVVPSDASSFATPADAMRWLQQQRDEVAAAWREKLDRVTLQLPAAQQALVDTARSAQAQMLISRDGPALQPGTRSYARTWIRDGAMMSEALLRSGHADVAGAFVQWYAPHQFATGKVPCCVDARGADPVVENDSPGELLFAIAEWWRYGHDRAGLRRLWPHVERTVAYMDRLRASERTPAQQGSSRYGLMPASISHEGYSAKPMHSYWDDFWALRGYDDAVELARVLARHDEAIRYAASRDAFRADLQASILAAVHEHRIDFIPGAAELGDFDATSTTIALSPGGTQAWLPPALLQQTFERYWQGFIARRDGDKPWDDYTPYEWRNVAAFVRLGWRQRVPALLDFFMADRRPAGWNQWAEVVGRDAREPRFVGDMPHAWIASDFLRSLYDLFAWERRSDQALVLADGMPVDWLRGEGIGIEHLRTPYGELSYRLREHDGRLELSLPAGNAMPPGGLVLRWPYAGQPGGTARLNGAPVAWRHGEIVVRSLPATVQIDPAR from the coding sequence ATGCGTCGCTACCTTCCCGTGCTGCTTGCCCTGCTCGCGATCAACCACTTCGCACATGCCGAAGCGGCGTCACGAACCCTCGACGACTTCACCCAGCCGAACGCCTGGCAAGCCATCGCCACCGACGACATCGGCGTATCCCTGCGCCCGGCCAGCGGGCCGCACGGCAAGGCGATCTGCCTGGACTTCGACTTCAACGGCGTGTCCGGCGGGCCGAGCCTGCGTCGCACGCTGCCGATCACTTTTCCCGACAACTACGCGCTGTCGTTCGACGTGCGCGGCAACATGCCGACGAACGACCTGCAACTGAAACTGATCGACGCCAGCGGCGACAACGTGTGGTGGTATCGACAACAGAACTTCCGGCCGACCGATGCGTGGCAGACGATCACCGCCAACAGGCGCGACATCGTTTCGGCTTGGGGTCCGGCGCAGGACCGCACGCTGCGCCACACGCAGACGCTGGAATTCACCCTGTATGCCGGGCAGGGCGGTCGCGGCGAATTCTGCCTCGGCAATCTCCGCCTGACGCCGTTGCCGCCCGCACCCGTCGACGAGCCCACGCCGGCCAGCCTCACCCCGAATGCCCGGCTGATGCGGCAGGCGCGCAGCGCCCCGCGCGGCATCTACCCGCGGGGCTTCTCCGGCGAGCAGAGCTACTGGACCCTGGTCGGCGTGGACGGTGGCGCGAAGCAATCGGCGCTGCTCTCCGAGGACGGCGCGGTGGAGGTGCGCAAGGGCGGCTGGTCGATCGAGCCGATGCTGCTGGACGGCGACACGCTGATCGACTGGGGCACGGTGAAAGCCACGCAAAGCCTGCAGGACGGCTACCTGCCGATTCCCACCGTGCACTGGCAGGCCGACGGCCTGCGGCTGGACACCACAGCCTTCGCCAACGGCACGTCGGCTCGTTCGAACCTGCTGCTGCAATACCGCCTGCACAACGACGGCTCGCAACCGCGCACGCTGACGCTGGCCTTGCTGTTGCGACCGTTCCAGGTCAATCCGCCCACCCAGTTTCTCAACACGCCCGGCGGCATCAGCGCGATCCGCGACCTCGAGCGGGATGGCCATGGCGTGCAGGTCAATCGGGCGCTGCGCGTCGTGCCGCTGCAGACACCCACCGCGTTTGTCGGCAGTCGCCATGGCGAGCTCACCTTGCCGCAGCGGCTGGCCCGCGGCGAACGGCCGCGCATCACCGCGCTGCACGACGACAGCGGCTACGCCCAAGGCGCGCTGCTGTATCGGCTGACCGTGCCGGCTCACTCGGCCGTGACGCTGGGCCTGGTGGTGCCTTCGGATGCGTCTTCGTTCGCCACTCCCGCCGACGCCATGCGCTGGCTGCAGCAACAGCGCGACGAGGTGGCGGCCGCATGGCGCGAAAAGCTCGATCGCGTGACCCTGCAATTGCCGGCTGCCCAACAGGCGCTGGTCGACACCGCGCGCAGCGCGCAGGCCCAGATGCTGATTTCGCGCGATGGCCCGGCGCTGCAACCGGGCACGCGTTCGTATGCGCGCACGTGGATTCGCGACGGCGCGATGATGAGCGAGGCGCTGCTGCGCAGCGGCCACGCCGACGTTGCGGGCGCGTTCGTGCAGTGGTACGCGCCGCACCAGTTCGCCACCGGCAAGGTGCCGTGCTGCGTCGATGCGCGCGGTGCCGACCCGGTGGTGGAGAACGACAGTCCCGGCGAATTGCTGTTCGCGATCGCCGAATGGTGGCGCTACGGCCATGACCGTGCCGGCCTGCGGCGGCTATGGCCGCACGTGGAACGCACGGTGGCCTACATGGACCGGCTGCGCGCCAGCGAGCGCACCCCGGCGCAGCAGGGCAGCTCGCGCTACGGCCTGATGCCGGCCTCGATCAGCCACGAAGGCTACTCGGCCAAGCCGATGCATTCGTACTGGGACGACTTCTGGGCGCTGCGCGGCTACGACGATGCGGTCGAGCTGGCGCGCGTCCTGGCCAGGCACGACGAGGCGATCCGCTACGCCGCCTCGCGCGATGCCTTCCGCGCCGACCTGCAGGCCTCGATCCTGGCGGCGGTGCACGAACACCGCATCGACTTCATCCCCGGCGCGGCCGAGCTGGGCGACTTCGATGCCACCTCCACCACCATCGCGCTGTCGCCCGGCGGCACCCAGGCGTGGTTGCCGCCAGCGTTGCTGCAGCAGACCTTCGAGCGCTACTGGCAGGGCTTCATCGCGCGGCGCGACGGCGACAAGCCATGGGATGACTACACCCCGTACGAGTGGCGCAACGTGGCGGCCTTCGTCCGGCTGGGCTGGCGCCAGCGGGTGCCGGCGCTGCTCGACTTCTTCATGGCCGACCGCCGTCCCGCGGGGTGGAACCAGTGGGCCGAAGTGGTGGGTCGCGACGCGCGCGAGCCGCGCTTTGTCGGCGACATGCCGCATGCGTGGATCGCCTCGGACTTCCTGCGCTCGCTGTACGACCTGTTTGCCTGGGAGCGCCGCAGCGACCAGGCGCTGGTGCTGGCCGACGGCATGCCGGTGGACTGGCTGCGCGGCGAAGGCATCGGCATTGAGCACCTGCGCACGCCCTACGGCGAGCTGAGTTACCGCCTGCGCGAACACGACGGGCGGCTGGAGCTGTCGCTGCCGGCCGGCAACGCGATGCCGCCCGGCGGCCTGGTGCTGCGCTGGCCGTACGCCGGCCAGCCCGGCGGCACGGCGCGGCTGAATGGTGCGCCGGTGGCGTGGCGGCACGGCGAGATCGTCGTCCGCTCGCTGCCCGCCACGGTGCAGATCGACCCCGCCCGCTGA
- a CDS encoding GntR family transcriptional regulator: protein MARTQALLIQIATGDPRPISKQIVDGVRMKIATGELAVGAQLPSVRGLAQQLTINPNTVAKAYAELTGDGWLESRQGLGLYVATPRQRLSNAERDRRMDDAVQNFVHEVAALDYPPERALSRLERALRVLAPKKSA from the coding sequence ATGGCCCGAACCCAAGCCCTGCTGATCCAGATCGCCACCGGCGATCCGCGGCCGATCAGCAAGCAGATCGTCGACGGCGTGCGCATGAAGATCGCCACCGGCGAGCTCGCCGTCGGCGCGCAGCTGCCCAGCGTGCGCGGACTGGCGCAGCAGTTGACGATCAACCCGAACACCGTGGCCAAGGCCTATGCCGAACTCACCGGCGACGGCTGGCTGGAATCGCGCCAGGGCCTGGGCCTGTACGTGGCCACGCCGCGCCAGCGGCTGAGCAATGCCGAACGCGACCGCCGCATGGATGACGCCGTGCAGAACTTCGTGCACGAGGTGGCCGCGCTGGACTATCCGCCCGAGCGCGCGCTGAGCCGGCTGGAACGCGCGCTGCGCGTGCTGGCCCCGAAGAAATCCGCCTGA
- a CDS encoding ABC transporter ATP-binding protein, with the protein MTEPTPSEYVIETAALCKRYGTKLALDQLDLRIASGRIHAIVGANGAGKSTLFRILLGFLPPSSGQARILGRDSQRLTPTDRGRIGFVNEEHTLPNWMRVAAVTAMQRHHYPRWDQRAFDEVIGHYHVLPEQKVGQLSRGERAGFNLALTLAQRPELLVLDEPTLGLDVVAKRAFLESLLYSNAAGQCTVIYCSHQMEEVERVADNLIILERGRLMNMSAPDDFCARVTHWVADIPFAGPPPASVPGLLQVQRIDGLHHYLVLDQDEDFASFLQASGARSVQSMPVSLDRAVNGFLAKNHAVPAAA; encoded by the coding sequence ATGACCGAGCCCACGCCTTCCGAGTACGTGATCGAGACCGCAGCGTTGTGCAAGCGCTACGGCACCAAGCTGGCGCTGGACCAGCTGGACCTGCGCATCGCCAGCGGCCGCATCCACGCCATCGTGGGCGCGAACGGGGCGGGCAAGTCCACGCTGTTCCGCATCCTGCTCGGCTTCCTGCCACCGAGCTCGGGCCAGGCCCGCATCCTCGGCCGCGACAGCCAGCGATTGACACCGACCGACCGCGGCCGCATCGGTTTCGTCAACGAGGAACACACGCTGCCGAACTGGATGCGCGTGGCGGCGGTGACCGCGATGCAGCGCCACCACTACCCGCGCTGGGACCAGCGCGCGTTCGACGAGGTGATCGGCCACTACCACGTGCTGCCGGAGCAAAAGGTCGGCCAGCTGTCGCGCGGCGAGCGCGCCGGTTTCAACCTCGCGCTGACCCTGGCGCAACGGCCGGAGCTGCTGGTGCTGGACGAGCCGACCCTGGGGCTGGACGTGGTGGCCAAGCGCGCCTTCCTCGAATCGCTGCTGTATTCGAACGCGGCCGGCCAGTGCACGGTGATCTATTGCTCGCACCAGATGGAAGAGGTCGAACGGGTCGCCGACAACCTGATCATCCTCGAACGCGGCCGACTGATGAACATGTCGGCGCCCGACGATTTCTGCGCGCGGGTGACCCACTGGGTGGCGGACATCCCGTTCGCCGGCCCGCCCCCGGCCAGCGTGCCCGGACTGCTGCAGGTACAGCGCATCGACGGCTTGCACCACTACCTGGTGCTGGACCAGGACGAGGACTTCGCCAGCTTCCTGCAAGCCAGCGGCGCGCGTTCGGTGCAGAGCATGCCGGTGAGCCTGGACCGTGCGGTCAACGGCTTCCTGGCCAAGAACCACGCCGTACCGGCCGCGGCCTGA
- a CDS encoding prolyl oligopeptidase family serine peptidase: MSTFPKWLAALCALVLALASGTVRADEAADAAALHRAVAIEQARAPAPRFPRSAFLVDRMIDSVSLSPDGRSVAWLRVQGNQRSVWLQSTAGGAARQLLSRTEARQLYWSRDSRWLLLESPRQLFALAAADQGGSGIVTALGGGERREVRAVDPLQGAAVIVSEQVPTTSPASAKTWRLLRVDIHGKRSVLHEDADELAGFAFDPQGRLAFLERVEHEDLVIHRVDADGGLHEVLRCAQLQRCSLLPVTAPDGELLLRTDRGGSLLDLARLDAQGKLHTLLTDPAGKADLDALLLDPVDGQPLIASWRSSTSAQRGLDAQTQQAVEAITRHFPQRDLDIQVGRGAQAAWLVGERGPTLQAGRWHLYEPWSGRFKPFLDDALTQQRSGKPLSPLPESALARKIPFTWKASDGMRLHGFLLLPPGADPATLPLVVTPHGGPWNHDRPDYGSFGQFLVNRGYAVFQPQFRGSTGYGRDYVLAAHGDFGNGRVQQDIVEGTRYLLAQGIGDAQRVGIAGASFGGYATLLGVTFQPELFKVGVAIVPPADFGWDLRWVSRSHEALNLSRYIPFIAWLRLLSLDLDDDATMARLHAQSPLANAARMQRPLLLIAGGADHRVAIRGVIAYAAQLKLMEREVSLLVDDQAGHTNEDPLAREAMFYLTGRLLQRQLGGVAAAPPDAAMREYLKKNLRLSGKDLRGE, from the coding sequence ATGTCCACGTTCCCGAAGTGGTTGGCGGCGCTGTGCGCCCTCGTGCTGGCGCTGGCGAGCGGAACGGTGCGCGCCGACGAGGCAGCAGACGCTGCCGCCCTGCATCGCGCGGTCGCCATCGAGCAGGCGCGCGCGCCGGCGCCGCGCTTTCCGCGCAGCGCGTTCCTGGTCGATCGGATGATCGACAGCGTGAGCCTGTCGCCCGACGGGCGATCCGTCGCCTGGCTGCGCGTGCAGGGCAACCAGCGCAGCGTGTGGCTGCAGTCGACCGCGGGTGGCGCCGCACGCCAGCTGCTCTCGCGTACCGAGGCGCGCCAGTTGTACTGGTCGCGCGACAGCCGGTGGCTGCTGCTGGAATCGCCGCGCCAGCTGTTTGCGCTGGCGGCGGCCGACCAGGGCGGCTCCGGCATCGTCACCGCGCTGGGTGGCGGCGAACGGCGCGAAGTGCGTGCCGTCGATCCGCTGCAGGGCGCCGCGGTCATCGTCAGCGAGCAGGTGCCGACCACGTCGCCGGCATCGGCCAAGACGTGGCGCCTGTTGCGCGTGGACATCCACGGCAAGCGCAGCGTGCTGCACGAAGACGCCGATGAACTGGCCGGGTTCGCGTTCGATCCGCAGGGTCGGCTGGCCTTCCTCGAACGGGTCGAACACGAGGACCTGGTGATCCATCGCGTCGACGCGGACGGCGGCCTGCACGAGGTGCTGCGCTGCGCGCAGTTGCAGCGCTGCAGCCTGTTGCCGGTGACCGCGCCAGACGGCGAGCTGCTGCTGCGCACGGATCGCGGCGGCAGCCTGCTCGACCTGGCGCGGCTGGATGCGCAAGGCAAGCTGCATACCCTGCTCACCGATCCGGCGGGCAAAGCCGACCTCGATGCGCTGCTGCTCGATCCCGTCGACGGCCAGCCGCTGATCGCCAGCTGGCGCAGCAGCACGTCGGCGCAGCGCGGGCTGGATGCGCAGACGCAGCAGGCGGTCGAAGCCATCACCCGCCACTTCCCGCAACGCGATCTGGACATCCAGGTCGGTCGCGGCGCGCAGGCCGCGTGGCTGGTCGGCGAACGCGGGCCCACGCTGCAGGCCGGGCGCTGGCATCTCTACGAGCCGTGGTCGGGTCGATTCAAGCCGTTCCTCGACGACGCGCTGACGCAGCAGCGCAGCGGCAAGCCGCTGTCGCCGTTGCCCGAGTCGGCACTGGCACGCAAGATTCCGTTTACCTGGAAAGCCTCCGACGGCATGCGCCTGCATGGCTTCCTGCTGCTGCCGCCGGGCGCCGATCCGGCCACGCTGCCACTGGTGGTGACGCCGCATGGCGGTCCGTGGAACCACGATCGCCCGGACTACGGCAGCTTCGGGCAGTTCCTGGTCAACCGCGGCTACGCGGTGTTCCAGCCGCAGTTCCGCGGCTCCACCGGCTACGGCCGCGACTACGTGCTCGCCGCGCACGGCGACTTCGGCAACGGCCGGGTGCAGCAGGACATCGTGGAAGGCACGCGTTACCTGCTGGCGCAGGGCATCGGCGATGCGCAGCGGGTCGGCATCGCCGGCGCCTCGTTCGGCGGCTACGCGACCCTGCTCGGGGTGACCTTCCAGCCGGAGTTGTTCAAGGTGGGCGTGGCGATCGTGCCGCCGGCGGATTTCGGCTGGGATCTGCGCTGGGTTTCGCGCAGCCACGAGGCGCTGAACCTGTCGCGCTACATCCCGTTCATCGCCTGGCTGCGCCTGCTGTCGCTGGACCTGGACGACGACGCCACCATGGCGCGGCTGCATGCGCAGTCGCCGCTGGCCAACGCGGCACGGATGCAGCGTCCGTTGTTGTTGATCGCCGGTGGCGCGGATCACCGGGTGGCGATCCGTGGCGTCATCGCGTACGCCGCGCAGCTGAAGCTGATGGAGCGGGAGGTCAGCCTGCTGGTCGATGACCAGGCCGGCCACACCAACGAGGATCCGCTGGCCAGGGAGGCGATGTTCTACCTCACCGGACGACTGTTGCAGCGTCAGCTGGGCGGCGTCGCAGCCGCGCCGCCGGACGCGGCGATGCGCGAATACCTGAAGAAAAATTTGCGACTCAGTGGAAAGGATCTGCGCGGCGAGTGA